In Pseudoalteromonas marina, a genomic segment contains:
- a CDS encoding TraR/DksA C4-type zinc finger protein — MNQQKRLHDELTQVKSNILVMLSKSPHPAHQGLITTLKHTANNEWLDLAAKRLGPEYANLINRMTMLEAAVSQIDIGQYGYCCDCEEKIATALLQKDPATQRCTKCAIKRGSN; from the coding sequence ATGAACCAACAAAAGCGCTTACATGATGAACTAACACAAGTTAAATCAAACATACTTGTTATGCTTTCTAAATCGCCCCACCCCGCCCATCAAGGCTTGATCACCACATTAAAGCATACAGCAAATAATGAATGGTTAGATCTTGCTGCAAAAAGGCTCGGCCCTGAGTATGCCAACTTAATTAATCGTATGACTATGTTAGAGGCCGCAGTGAGTCAAATTGACATAGGTCAATACGGCTATTGTTGTGATTGTGAAGAAAAAATTGCAACCGCATTACTTCAAAAAGACCCTGCAACACAGCGCTGTACAAAATGCGCAATTAAGCGGGGATCTAACTAA
- the dnaX gene encoding DNA polymerase III subunit gamma/tau, translated as MSYQVLARKWRPQTFHELVGQSHVKQALVNALTQNRLHHAYLFTGTRGVGKTTIARIFAKSLNCDEGISASPCGQCSSCTDIEAGRYIDLLEIDAASRTKVEDTREILDNVQYAPTRGRYKVYLIDEVHMLSKHSFNALLKTLEEPPEHVKFLLATTDPQKLPVTILSRCLQFNLNALSQSEIKTQLQHVLTQEQLRFDNDALSVIAKAADGSMRDALSLTDQAIAQTNGDINNQAVQAMLGLMDTHYSQSLLAALLSQDGAALMSEIANVASKNPNYIALLDDLISLTHLTQLTQLVPQAAGLDETNADYIKHVAEHTSAQQVQVYYQLLLNGKKDLQWAPEPRLGFEMILLRLLAFQPAGNENQQDEISTPQLPARNTESRANALRDILSKNKPESTNNAANHSDTNIVQQPAEKSIISAEQHEQVTPTATDTPVDSAHVEHLQVENEEAQTETSQNTPAKQISDEQAQRNSENEAYMQHNDVEQTLAAQFDDVMSSALDQGFNPQAQSTSQQAESPSAPVSLDAPSLHDKESQAQSAIARILRDRNISGSGRLSGNNIAQPPVSEKPETANNEQNNRLVGSPIAEQSEATNKDIHTHSENAEHPQTASVQSTNPPPWDDYNTGEHEKKSELPVSGSQAKRPSVVATKAQKVDFKAKHQTITENLAPELLEQINPQSVPAPAPQEESIPVPDDFQSPISEIKFAHQQDEWAYLIKRMGLGGRMRQFALHSIFTKQGSNLHIDVDESQKHLDTPMLRQKLDAALSSIYDHNVSLSIKFAQGVIDSPYLIQQKIDAGRHQQAIDVITSDENIVQFQQLFSAEIDENSIQAL; from the coding sequence ATGAGTTATCAGGTTCTAGCGAGAAAATGGCGTCCACAAACCTTTCATGAATTGGTTGGGCAGTCTCATGTTAAACAAGCGCTTGTTAATGCGCTTACACAAAATAGACTGCACCACGCGTATTTATTCACTGGAACCCGAGGTGTTGGTAAAACAACTATTGCGCGTATTTTTGCAAAAAGCTTAAATTGCGACGAAGGTATTTCGGCATCTCCTTGTGGGCAATGTAGCAGCTGTACAGATATTGAAGCAGGGCGCTACATTGACTTGCTAGAAATTGATGCTGCCTCTCGTACTAAAGTAGAAGATACGCGTGAAATACTTGATAACGTTCAATACGCACCTACGCGCGGGCGTTACAAAGTATACCTAATAGATGAAGTTCACATGCTTTCAAAGCATAGTTTTAATGCGCTTTTAAAAACGCTTGAAGAACCGCCAGAGCATGTGAAATTTTTACTCGCAACCACCGATCCCCAAAAGTTACCCGTTACTATTTTATCGCGATGTTTACAGTTTAATTTAAACGCCTTATCGCAAAGTGAAATTAAAACACAGCTTCAACACGTTTTGACGCAAGAGCAACTGCGCTTTGATAACGATGCACTTAGCGTTATTGCAAAAGCTGCAGATGGCAGTATGCGCGATGCGCTTAGCTTAACCGATCAAGCTATAGCACAAACGAATGGTGATATTAATAATCAAGCGGTTCAAGCTATGCTTGGTTTAATGGATACACACTACAGCCAAAGTTTATTAGCAGCATTACTAAGTCAAGATGGCGCTGCGCTCATGAGCGAAATAGCAAATGTAGCGAGCAAAAACCCAAATTATATAGCTTTACTTGATGATTTAATTTCATTAACGCACTTAACCCAGCTTACCCAATTAGTGCCTCAAGCTGCTGGGCTTGATGAGACCAATGCAGATTACATAAAGCATGTTGCAGAACACACAAGTGCACAGCAAGTGCAGGTTTATTACCAGTTACTTTTAAACGGTAAAAAAGATTTACAATGGGCCCCTGAGCCACGTTTAGGGTTCGAAATGATTTTGCTGAGGTTACTTGCATTTCAGCCTGCAGGAAACGAAAATCAGCAGGACGAGATAAGCACGCCTCAATTGCCGGCACGTAACACTGAAAGCCGAGCCAATGCACTGCGCGATATTTTAAGTAAAAATAAGCCTGAAAGTACTAATAACGCTGCTAATCATAGCGACACAAACATTGTACAGCAACCAGCTGAAAAATCGATTATAAGTGCAGAACAGCATGAGCAAGTAACCCCCACGGCTACTGACACGCCTGTTGATTCTGCTCACGTAGAGCATTTACAGGTTGAAAACGAAGAGGCTCAAACTGAAACGAGCCAAAATACACCTGCGAAGCAAATAAGTGATGAGCAAGCACAGCGTAACAGCGAAAATGAAGCGTACATGCAGCACAATGATGTAGAGCAAACATTAGCTGCACAATTCGATGATGTAATGAGTAGCGCGCTAGATCAAGGCTTTAATCCTCAAGCTCAAAGTACATCGCAACAGGCTGAATCTCCAAGCGCTCCAGTCTCTTTGGATGCACCTTCACTGCATGATAAAGAGTCTCAGGCACAATCGGCCATTGCACGCATCTTACGTGACAGAAATATATCAGGTTCAGGCAGGTTATCGGGTAATAATATAGCTCAGCCGCCAGTGTCTGAAAAACCTGAAACTGCTAATAATGAGCAAAATAACAGGCTGGTTGGTTCGCCAATTGCAGAGCAAAGTGAAGCCACTAATAAAGATATACACACTCATTCTGAAAACGCAGAACACCCTCAAACGGCTTCTGTGCAATCTACTAACCCACCGCCGTGGGATGACTACAATACAGGCGAGCATGAAAAAAAGTCTGAGCTCCCTGTTAGCGGGAGCCAAGCAAAACGCCCCAGTGTAGTCGCTACAAAAGCACAAAAAGTTGATTTTAAAGCTAAGCATCAAACAATCACTGAAAATTTAGCGCCTGAGTTACTAGAACAAATTAATCCTCAAAGTGTGCCTGCTCCAGCTCCACAAGAGGAAAGTATTCCGGTTCCAGATGATTTTCAAAGCCCAATAAGTGAAATAAAGTTTGCTCATCAGCAAGACGAGTGGGCTTATTTGATAAAACGTATGGGGCTGGGTGGACGAATGCGCCAATTTGCGCTGCATTCAATTTTTACGAAGCAGGGAAGTAACTTACATATAGATGTTGATGAATCGCAAAAACACCTAGATACGCCAATGCTTCGTCAAAAACTTGATGCCGCATTATCGAGTATTTACGATCACAATGTGTCGCTGAGTATAAAATTTGCTCAAGGGGTTATCGATTCGCCTTATTTAATTCAACAAAAAATAGATGCAGGGCGCCATCAGCAAGCAATAGATGTGATCACAAGTGACGAAAACATAGTACAATTTCAACAGTTATTTAGCGCCGAAATTGACGAAAACAGTATTCAGGCATTGTAA
- the apt gene encoding adenine phosphoribosyltransferase yields MTQVTPAIIKNSIATIADYPKAGIMFRDVTTLMANPEAFKATIDAFITEYKDQGFTKIIGTESRGFIFGAPLSYALGIPFIPVRKPGKLPREVIRQDYLLEYGEDTLELHVDAIVPGDKVLLVDDLLATGGTIEATAKLVNKLGGEATDAAFVVSLPELGGEQRIEKMGIKILKLVEFEGE; encoded by the coding sequence ATGACTCAAGTAACACCAGCAATTATTAAAAACAGCATTGCAACAATTGCTGATTATCCTAAAGCGGGCATTATGTTTCGCGATGTAACTACATTAATGGCCAACCCTGAAGCGTTCAAGGCTACTATTGATGCGTTTATAACCGAATATAAAGACCAAGGTTTTACAAAAATTATTGGCACAGAATCACGTGGCTTTATTTTTGGTGCGCCTTTATCTTATGCTTTAGGTATTCCTTTTATTCCAGTGCGTAAGCCTGGCAAATTACCGCGCGAAGTTATTCGCCAAGATTACCTATTAGAATACGGTGAAGACACGCTAGAACTTCATGTTGATGCAATTGTACCCGGTGATAAGGTACTCCTTGTTGATGACCTTCTAGCAACTGGCGGTACTATTGAAGCGACTGCTAAACTAGTTAATAAGTTAGGCGGTGAGGCTACTGATGCAGCATTTGTTGTATCATTGCCTGAATTAGGTGGCGAACAACGCATTGAAAAAATGGGTATCAAAATCTTAAAGTTGGTTGAATTCGAAGGCGAATAA
- the recR gene encoding recombination mediator RecR, with the protein MQLSDSLNQLIEALRCQPGIGPKSAQRIAFHLLERDRKGGTQLGSALTKAMTAIGHCQTCRTFCEQPQCDICLSTKRQDSGKLCVVESPTDVLAIEQTGQYLGLYFVLMGHLSPIDGIGPKEIGLDVLEQKLSQGGINEVILATNPSVEGETTAHYIAQLCHKNNVGASRIAHGIPVGGELDLVDGRTLMHAFSGRRVVTQE; encoded by the coding sequence ATGCAACTTTCAGATAGTTTAAATCAGCTTATTGAAGCATTGCGGTGTCAACCGGGTATTGGCCCAAAGTCTGCACAGCGTATTGCATTCCATTTGCTTGAACGTGATCGCAAAGGTGGTACACAACTAGGTAGCGCGCTTACTAAGGCAATGACAGCAATAGGTCATTGCCAAACGTGCCGAACTTTTTGTGAGCAACCTCAGTGTGACATTTGCTTGAGCACAAAACGCCAAGACAGCGGTAAGTTATGTGTTGTTGAGTCGCCTACTGATGTACTTGCCATTGAGCAAACGGGTCAGTATTTAGGTTTATATTTTGTCCTTATGGGGCATTTATCACCCATTGATGGTATTGGCCCTAAAGAAATAGGCTTAGATGTTTTAGAGCAAAAACTTTCTCAAGGCGGCATTAACGAAGTAATACTAGCAACTAATCCTAGTGTTGAGGGTGAGACGACTGCGCATTATATTGCCCAGCTTTGCCACAAAAATAATGTGGGCGCCTCGCGAATAGCGCACGGTATTCCGGTTGGAGGCGAACTTGATTTAGTTGATGGTAGAACCCTAATGCATGCATTTAGTGGTCGCCGCGTGGTTACACAAGAATAG
- a CDS encoding DUF692 domain-containing protein, giving the protein MVGLGLRREMLDELLEHVPKQIDFLEVAPENWLKLGGRFKKQFKTLTDANNFVCHGLSLSIGSPEPLDIEFIKSLKVFFDQHNIKMFSEHLSYCSGQGHMYDLMPIPFTKEAIAHVVPRIKQVQDILERPVAMENVSYYGAPGQELTELEFTTEILEQADCKLLLDVNNIYVNSINHGYDANTFLAGLPTKRIAYGHVAGHYNEANDLIVDTHGADVIDPVWELLDKAYKIHGVFPTLLERDFNIPEINVLTKELDIIIQLQQKYLNPELSKQRA; this is encoded by the coding sequence ATGGTTGGCTTAGGTTTGCGCCGTGAAATGCTAGATGAGTTATTAGAACACGTTCCAAAGCAAATTGATTTTTTAGAAGTTGCGCCTGAAAATTGGTTAAAACTGGGCGGCCGATTTAAAAAGCAGTTTAAAACATTAACCGATGCTAATAATTTTGTATGTCATGGCTTGTCTTTATCAATAGGTTCGCCAGAGCCGCTTGATATTGAATTTATTAAATCGCTAAAAGTCTTTTTTGATCAGCACAACATTAAAATGTTTAGTGAGCATTTGAGTTATTGCTCTGGTCAAGGCCATATGTATGATTTAATGCCCATCCCTTTTACCAAAGAGGCAATAGCGCACGTTGTCCCCCGAATTAAGCAAGTTCAAGATATTCTTGAACGACCTGTTGCGATGGAAAATGTATCTTACTACGGTGCGCCAGGCCAAGAGTTAACTGAACTCGAATTTACTACTGAAATTTTAGAGCAAGCAGATTGTAAATTGTTGCTTGATGTAAATAATATTTATGTTAATTCTATAAACCATGGTTATGACGCAAATACTTTCTTAGCTGGCTTACCTACAAAACGTATCGCTTATGGGCATGTTGCGGGACATTATAATGAGGCTAATGATTTGATAGTCGATACTCATGGCGCCGATGTTATTGATCCAGTTTGGGAGTTACTTGATAAAGCTTATAAGATACATGGCGTATTTCCAACGCTTCTTGAGCGAGATTTTAATATTCCAGAGATAAATGTACTCACTAAAGAGCTTGATATTATTATTCAGTTGCAACAAAAGTATCTAAATCCTGAGCTTTCAAAACAACGAGCTTAA
- a CDS encoding YbaB/EbfC family nucleoid-associated protein produces the protein MFKGGMGNMMKQAQQMQERMQKAQDEIATMEVVGEAGAGLVKVTMLGNHNVRRVELDESLMEDDKDMIEDLLAAACNDAVRRVAEETQERMSKVTGGMQLPPGMKMPF, from the coding sequence ATGTTTAAAGGTGGAATGGGTAACATGATGAAGCAAGCGCAGCAAATGCAAGAGCGCATGCAAAAAGCCCAAGACGAAATTGCAACAATGGAAGTTGTTGGTGAAGCAGGTGCAGGCTTAGTTAAAGTAACCATGCTTGGTAACCACAATGTTCGTCGCGTAGAGCTTGATGAAAGCCTTATGGAAGACGACAAAGACATGATTGAAGACTTACTTGCAGCGGCATGTAACGATGCTGTGCGCCGTGTAGCTGAAGAAACGCAAGAACGAATGAGCAAAGTAACTGGCGGTATGCAATTACCACCAGGTATGAAAATGCCGTTTTAA
- a CDS encoding DNA-binding domain-containing protein: protein MSFIDVQNEFMAHIREPKKNKKPTDIEDRRMAIYRDLFFNNIEGFISSGYPVLKTLYSDKQWNKLIRQFFSEYNCQSPYFLDIAGEFINYLSSSYEMKSYDPAFMLELAHYEWIELDVSIANEDPNERKLQQTALTKSPLFLSSVARNLSYQYPVQTISDQVRPKEPSTVPNYFVVYRDEEDEVQFLATNAMTALLLSIIESVEGITFDNLCQQVIMQAPQFNEEQITQGALVTLNALIERGVIVTKNQD, encoded by the coding sequence ATGAGCTTTATAGATGTTCAAAATGAATTTATGGCGCACATACGTGAGCCAAAAAAAAATAAAAAGCCAACTGATATTGAAGATAGACGCATGGCTATATATCGCGACTTATTCTTTAATAACATAGAGGGATTCATTTCTTCTGGTTATCCAGTGTTAAAAACGCTTTATAGTGACAAACAATGGAACAAATTGATTAGGCAGTTTTTTAGTGAATATAATTGTCAATCACCATACTTTTTAGATATAGCAGGGGAATTTATTAATTACTTATCCAGTAGTTATGAAATGAAAAGCTATGATCCTGCTTTTATGTTAGAACTTGCGCATTATGAATGGATAGAGCTTGACGTTTCAATAGCAAACGAAGACCCCAATGAGAGAAAACTACAACAAACAGCGTTAACTAAAAGTCCATTATTTCTATCAAGCGTAGCGAGAAATTTGAGTTATCAATATCCAGTGCAAACTATAAGTGACCAGGTCCGGCCAAAAGAACCATCGACTGTACCTAACTATTTTGTTGTTTATAGAGATGAAGAAGATGAAGTACAGTTTTTAGCAACTAATGCAATGACGGCTTTATTACTCTCTATCATTGAAAGCGTTGAAGGCATTACATTTGATAATCTATGCCAACAGGTGATTATGCAGGCTCCTCAGTTTAACGAAGAGCAAATAACACAAGGGGCCCTTGTGACACTCAATGCGCTGATTGAACGCGGTGTAATAGTGACAAAAAATCAAGATTAA
- a CDS encoding tRNA-dihydrouridine synthase: MKLVLAPMEGVVDFKMRQLLTDLGGFDLCVTEFVRVVQARLPEKVFYRYCPELNNNGYTRAGTPVRIQLLGQEANPLAENAVRAIDLGSHGVDLNFGCPAKTVNRSRGGAVLLKDPEHMYTIIKAVRDAVDSKHEVSAKIRLGFDDDSNSQEIIDAVVSAGANSVAIHARTKRDGYNPPAYWEKIPPIIKGKNIDVVANGEIWQVEDAMLCQKRSGCSDLMLGRGALSHPDLAKKIKAHVNNEYYEGLEWEHVLYHLIHSAIHHDPAKDEKYFASRTKQWLGYLKRQYPQAITLFDEIRRLKTKEDVSAVLKKYAKAPQLDSNHDR; this comes from the coding sequence ATGAAACTTGTTTTAGCACCTATGGAAGGTGTTGTAGATTTTAAAATGCGCCAATTACTAACTGACCTTGGCGGGTTTGATTTATGCGTGACCGAATTTGTAAGAGTTGTTCAAGCACGTTTACCTGAAAAAGTATTTTATCGATACTGCCCTGAACTAAATAATAATGGCTATACCCGAGCAGGCACGCCGGTGCGTATACAATTGCTTGGGCAAGAAGCTAATCCATTAGCTGAAAACGCAGTGAGAGCGATTGATTTGGGTTCCCATGGTGTTGACCTTAATTTTGGGTGTCCTGCGAAAACAGTTAACCGTAGCCGCGGTGGTGCCGTTTTGCTTAAAGATCCCGAGCATATGTATACCATAATTAAAGCGGTTAGAGATGCGGTAGATTCAAAACATGAAGTCAGTGCAAAAATACGTTTAGGATTTGATGACGACAGTAACAGCCAAGAAATTATTGATGCGGTTGTAAGTGCGGGCGCTAATAGCGTAGCAATTCATGCAAGAACAAAGCGCGATGGATACAACCCGCCTGCATATTGGGAAAAGATACCTCCTATAATAAAAGGTAAAAATATTGATGTAGTTGCTAATGGTGAAATATGGCAAGTTGAAGATGCGATGCTATGCCAAAAAAGAAGCGGTTGCAGTGACTTAATGCTTGGCAGAGGCGCCCTATCTCATCCTGATTTAGCAAAAAAAATAAAGGCGCATGTCAACAATGAGTACTACGAGGGTTTAGAATGGGAGCATGTTCTTTATCACTTAATACACTCAGCTATTCATCATGACCCAGCTAAAGATGAAAAATATTTTGCATCTAGAACTAAGCAATGGCTAGGTTATTTAAAGCGTCAATATCCGCAAGCAATAACATTGTTTGATGAAATTCGTAGGTTAAAAACCAAAGAAGACGTATCTGCCGTTTTAAAAAAATATGCAAAAGCACCACAACTTGATTCAAATCATGACAGATAA
- a CDS encoding MFS transporter, producing the protein MKTHSTNQSGLLNSKRFLPLFITQFFSAVNDNVYKQSVLILLVFQAATLADGALYSNIAAGLFILPFFLFSGMAGQLAEKTEKSKLIRFVKLCEIPIMVVGALSIYTQSIWLMLTTIFFMGFQSTFFGPLKYSILPQHVAPNELTKANGLVESGTFVAILLGTIFGTYYITQNVGPEIISIAVLVLAVLGYVSSRFIPISAANEPNLAFTYNIYTSTKNVFSALNSQTESVGKSVLGISWFWLIGAIVLTTLPNYVKHVMGGNELVVTSALVVFSLSIAIGSLLCEKLSRSRIELGIVPFGAILITLFLYLLSTEPAILSYGVQIDELLTLKQVLNTGDMRWHFVWMAGIGIASGFYTVPLYALIQQRTEEACRSRVIAANNVLNALFMVCSAILSIVTLSILEWSISELLLLLAGLNLLISLYIYTKVPEFFLRFIIYILAICMYRVKTRGEINIPEEGAAVIVANHVSFVDWMFILAASPRPIRFMVFAPIYYSPALHWLFKMAKAIPIDSEKANPEAFKKAFDDVAEALERGELVGIFPEGKLTGDGCVDMFRRGIERIIERTPVAVVPVHLGGLWGSMFSRKTKWQLPRLKWSLVSVSVGEPVAANKAKADNLRQRVLDLKLLYSKDND; encoded by the coding sequence ATGAAAACGCATTCAACAAATCAAAGCGGCTTACTTAATAGTAAGCGATTTTTACCTTTGTTTATTACCCAGTTTTTTTCTGCCGTTAACGATAATGTCTATAAGCAGTCGGTGCTTATTTTACTGGTTTTTCAAGCTGCAACATTGGCCGATGGTGCGCTCTATTCAAACATAGCAGCAGGCTTATTTATTTTACCGTTTTTTTTATTTTCGGGTATGGCAGGGCAGCTTGCTGAGAAAACAGAAAAATCAAAATTAATCAGGTTTGTAAAACTTTGCGAAATTCCTATTATGGTTGTAGGGGCACTATCTATTTATACCCAGTCTATTTGGCTTATGCTCACCACTATATTTTTCATGGGGTTTCAAAGTACATTTTTTGGTCCGTTAAAATATTCTATTTTACCGCAGCACGTTGCCCCGAACGAATTAACAAAAGCGAATGGGTTAGTTGAATCGGGTACCTTTGTTGCCATTTTACTAGGGACTATTTTTGGGACTTATTACATTACGCAAAACGTAGGCCCCGAAATTATTAGCATTGCAGTACTCGTGCTCGCAGTATTAGGTTATGTGAGTAGCCGCTTTATACCAATAAGTGCAGCGAATGAACCTAATTTAGCGTTTACCTACAATATTTATACATCTACAAAAAATGTGTTTTCAGCACTTAATTCGCAAACAGAGTCTGTTGGAAAATCAGTCTTAGGTATAAGCTGGTTTTGGTTAATAGGCGCCATTGTGCTAACTACATTACCAAACTATGTTAAGCACGTAATGGGCGGTAACGAATTAGTAGTAACCAGTGCGCTGGTGGTATTTTCGTTAAGTATTGCTATTGGTTCTTTATTATGTGAAAAGCTTTCGCGTTCGCGTATTGAGTTAGGCATTGTGCCCTTTGGTGCCATCTTAATTACCCTATTTTTATACTTGCTCAGTACAGAGCCCGCTATTTTAAGTTATGGTGTGCAAATCGATGAACTATTAACCTTAAAGCAGGTATTAAATACTGGCGATATGCGCTGGCACTTTGTGTGGATGGCCGGTATTGGTATAGCATCAGGTTTTTATACTGTTCCTTTGTATGCTTTGATACAACAAAGAACAGAAGAGGCGTGTCGGTCTCGTGTTATTGCCGCTAACAACGTACTTAATGCACTGTTTATGGTGTGCAGTGCCATTTTAAGTATTGTGACATTGTCTATTTTAGAGTGGAGTATCTCAGAATTATTGCTTTTACTTGCAGGGTTAAACTTACTGATTTCATTGTATATTTATACCAAAGTACCTGAGTTTTTCTTGCGTTTTATTATCTATATTTTAGCTATTTGCATGTATCGCGTGAAAACCAGAGGCGAAATAAATATACCAGAGGAAGGTGCAGCGGTTATCGTTGCCAATCATGTCAGCTTTGTTGATTGGATGTTTATTTTAGCAGCGTCACCAAGACCAATTCGTTTCATGGTTTTTGCGCCAATTTATTATTCTCCTGCTCTGCACTGGTTATTTAAAATGGCTAAAGCAATACCGATTGATAGCGAAAAAGCAAACCCTGAAGCTTTTAAAAAGGCGTTTGACGATGTTGCAGAGGCACTTGAACGCGGCGAGCTTGTAGGTATTTTCCCTGAGGGTAAATTAACAGGTGATGGCTGTGTTGATATGTTTAGAAGAGGTATAGAGAGAATAATTGAGCGAACGCCTGTTGCTGTTGTGCCTGTGCATTTAGGTGGGCTTTGGGGCAGTATGTTTAGCCGAAAAACAAAGTGGCAATTACCTCGTTTAAAATGGTCGCTAGTCTCTGTATCTGTTGGTGAGCCTGTTGCGGCAAATAAAGCAAAAGCGGATAATCTGCGTCAACGAGTGTTAGATTTAAAACTACTTTACTCTAAAGATAATGATTAA
- a CDS encoding RluA family pseudouridine synthase: MKSSQSNPIVDNFIAPKCKDTFSILYQDNDILVINKPSGLLSLSGKNSENWDSVHYRLVNGQKGLTPAFLKAKLVHRLDLGTSGIMLVSLNDVSSKHLNKQFQLRSVKKHYVAVLQGCISEDRGQIDAPIAKDTQLFPRVKICKLEGKPAVTEFNVIKRLANPVRTYVRFSPLTGRTHQLRIHSYFIGHPILGCDLYKNAQSEKLSKRLQLHASDLFFEHPTTNQAIHIHCPSPF, from the coding sequence ATGAAAAGCAGCCAATCAAACCCTATTGTCGATAATTTTATAGCGCCAAAATGCAAAGATACATTTAGTATTTTGTATCAAGATAACGATATTTTAGTCATTAATAAACCCAGCGGGTTGCTGAGTTTATCAGGGAAAAATTCAGAAAACTGGGACTCAGTACATTATCGTCTAGTAAATGGGCAAAAAGGGTTAACGCCGGCCTTTTTAAAGGCTAAATTAGTTCATCGATTAGATTTAGGCACATCGGGAATAATGCTTGTAAGCCTAAACGATGTGAGCTCAAAACATTTAAATAAGCAGTTTCAATTACGTAGTGTAAAAAAGCATTATGTAGCAGTGCTGCAGGGGTGTATAAGCGAAGATAGAGGGCAAATTGATGCGCCCATTGCTAAAGACACACAGTTATTTCCGCGAGTAAAAATTTGTAAACTAGAGGGGAAGCCAGCTGTTACCGAGTTTAACGTTATTAAGCGCCTTGCTAACCCTGTTAGAACTTATGTACGCTTTTCTCCTTTGACTGGGCGTACTCATCAGCTACGCATACATAGTTATTTTATAGGCCACCCTATTTTAGGGTGCGACCTGTATAAGAATGCACAAAGTGAAAAGCTATCAAAACGTCTACAGTTGCATGCAAGCGATCTGTTTTTTGAACATCCCACTACAAATCAAGCAATTCACATCCATTGCCCAAGCCCATTTTAG